A region of Halictus rubicundus isolate RS-2024b chromosome 17, iyHalRubi1_principal, whole genome shotgun sequence DNA encodes the following proteins:
- the LOC143362424 gene encoding bromodomain adjacent to zinc finger domain protein 2B isoform X10: protein MRSTFTGTGMEKENSASGGGGGGGGGEAAATATPGATSASEKLQADQANPLLDTSALFGAYWPRGDSAASSLFGGMPGGYGLGAHHLPSAYAILGRGGSAPGFGGHTPASAPPPPPYSHSSLGTLSVAASQAASLGINPASAAWWTMASHLAAHDYLARLQGAAGLPGFPPGAESLLPPYPASLLNPPSLSSHKSSKSKSSKSHKTPANSSSSSSTTPSMTSSSLPVSTQAQVTSSHHNTSASSTPNSQTNVVSSAKEGSDPSNILGGVRLPPDTEIIKYTSSIVGPKVPGTTNRGRKKTISLDTPSVSVHPPPVPALTAHQTNTTTTSLMMEPRKYNRATTESNDYREPVDRVEVIKLPAHSTNGSVLPAPTSYTTTTNANSSNDSDAPLNLSLKPATTSSSSPISSSQPLSQLSNLSQSLLASDRTFPFQIEKFDSRPAARRKPGPKPRRVPQNSVPVPASPSPSLAQLFAAADSPQRPSSGSEESESASTTHHKDGRPRNLGRGVSKPKKNTVASLLAQSRALGIKPTPTLDPSVPLSHQVSLLRSNILAAQLHATATGQGDDKNQRSLQEKMKNKLLEVSGEESNMDVTSESGSNTDVVTDTDDDNTDGVSNAKRRKVKPSERDLQVPLERGWKRETVIKGLGKSGVIKGDVSYYSPCGKTFRSSPDLAKFLEQQNPAELTTANFSFSSRPLVGEFLQPTMGLAEAEFVRLGAQEVARRLEELRAAGGFRDVRTNNQYEREKLAYAKKLAKEEAQRHKEQARLIKEQEKSERQEAVRREREIRNQQLLEARKKRQEEVEKIRLEEQQRKQQERELKRQQAVMLKEQERERRRQHMALVRALENRRKMEEREKKRLEARAERIASKEKRAEQRKMEMELVEQIRKPVEDMELTDHRPLPELKRLPGLKLSGQAFSDIVMVFEFLHNFGETLGFDMDSLPSLKSLQLALLNDEEAEEEMLSVMTHLLVCAIEDPGIPQPARHTTGLGQSLRQADITHANISEVLRIYLYANATGEVKALTGVCLERERDKKFADHHQNGGDYASTCSGKNAQFYEHLHNNETWRMSERLRDKPFLALNSTHKAQMLAFLCNELLQNKAVIRQIEGSLETVAQLRKERFVLDTKIRKLRQLHSRKVRMEAVGVIVNKTGDTITIEKKEVDEEGNSTSTAVGTTPTPDESHHEDEVEDMSENESEGTQPEEEEDKNLSGEELGKKLDKLLKQSEEQLQKLNSSSKQLRAHIFGQDRYWRRYWELACAGGIFVEAMESAEPETLELQAELDEKYKNMPVEEKPKTKQEETKGNSENRENEAPNDVKEEKKYNSNEQEEDVKPQLEKTRPEAEDVNCKEQVQNCENSTSIKEEKKHEVDGMSDAKTNVTSEEIKQETEVINMEVDVKIEDTKKENEDMDEDMKPVKVMEDKIVETIPNGDKFNHINNLHNGKELNGTFISNNSNETSWFSILPRETCDTPGPSTKQIFGIAEPTELRIPVFPPPASPNYDRCDSPAPLILTQDEAAQLEYLKVHGLPPPGEAKPVPKDHRYGWWRITDVDTFQELLEHLHSRGVREKELKRTTWATMESFLAVTGRINVDPGNLTATELQATPDEPDTPIPKPDNPEVWSEQVALRVDAQLLEQVEALEDKVANASMQVKGWKLPPRAGTEEAEEIEKLNEMEKISAVEQARQRLLSLEAAIERRYLKPPLGVCTGDPNLAALKAEQAAAANANSNNSDQSNQTPVPQEETTPRGLNNWRDATARAHTSAQLAMALYMLEASIAWDKSIMKAVSLTPARNSVCVKLRNRCVSLKATNQYNQLLTTSQASNCQFCHSGDNEDKLLLCDGCDRGYHTYCFRPKMENIPDGDWYCHECMNKATGERNCLVCGKRVGKNLVLCELCPRAYHTDCHNPVMPKMPRGKWYCSNCHSKQPKKRNSSRRSHTKGGGTRESESSDHPPASPTPSTASNTHVEDVSSSEPATPTASPRKEGNNRTLTKKQQRELAPCKVLLEQLEQQDEAWPFLLPVNTKQFPTYKKIIKTPMDLSTIKKKLQDSVYKSRDEFCADVRQMFINCEVFNEDDSPVGKAGHGMRSFFEMRWTEITGAPPPHPQTHS from the exons CGTATTGGCCGCGGGGCGACAGCGCAGCTTCGTCGCTTTTCGGTGGAATGCCCGGTGGATATGGGTTGGGGGCCCACCATTTGCCGTCGGCTTACGCCATCCTGGGCCGAGGTGGCTCTGCTCCCGGTTTCGGGGGCCACACGCCGGCCTCTGCACCACCGCCGCCCCCATATTCGCACAGCAGCCTTGGAACACTCAGCGTGGCCGCCAGTCAAGCTGCCAGTTTAG GTATCAATCCAGCAAGCGCAGCATGGTGGACGATGGCCTCACACCTGGCGGCACACGACTACCTCGCGAGGTTACAAGGAGCGGCAGGACTCCCTGGGTTTCCACCTGGTGCTGAGAGCCTCCTGCCACCCTATCCTGCCTCTCTACTTAATCCCCCGTCCCTTTCGTCTCACAAGTCCAGTAAGT CTAAGTCAAGCAAGAGTCACAAGACGCCGGcgaacagcagcagcagcagctcgACGACGCCGAGCATGACGAGCAGCAGTTTGCCGGTCTCGACTCAGGCGCAGGTCACGTCCTCTCATCACAATACCTCGGCCAGCAGCACGCCAAATTCGCAAACGAACGTCGTCAG CTCAGCGAAAGAGGGCAG CGATCCTAGCAATATATTGGGAGGTGTGCGGCTGCCTCCCGACACGGAGATCATCAAGTACACGTCGAGCATAGTCGGTCCAAAGGTTCCTGGCACAACGAACCGCGGCAGGAAGAAGACTATATCCTTGGACACGCCGAGCGTGAGCGTACACCCGCCGCCGGTGCCAGCTCTCACTGCTCATCAGACGAACACGACAACGACGTCGCTGATGATGGAGCCGAGAAAGTACAATCGTGCTACG ACCGAGTCGAACGACTACAGGGAACCGGTAGATCGCGTGGAGGTGATCAAACTACCGGCACACTCGACGAACGGGTCAGTTTTACCGGCGCCCACGTCGTACACGACGACCACCAACGCGAACAGCTCGAACGATTCGGACGCGCCTCTGAATCTATCCCTGAAGCCTGCGACGACGAGCAGTAGCTCGCCGATCTCCAGCAGCCAGCCGCTCAGTCAGCTCAGCAATTTGAGCCAATCCCTACTCGCCTCCGATCGAACAT TCCCCTTTCAAATAGAAAAATTTGATTCGCGCCCCGCAGCGAGGCGAAAGCCGGGCCCGAAACCACGAAGGGTGCCACAGAACTCGGTCCCGGTGCCAGCGTCGCCTAGCCCTTCTTTGGCGCAACTTTTCGCCGCAGCGGATTCTCCGCAACGACCTAGCAGCGGAAGCGAAGAAAGCGAGAGCGCTAGCACGACTCATCACAAAGATGGCCGGCCGAGGAATTTGGGCCGCGGTGTTTCCAAGCCGAAGAAGAACACCGTCGCCTCGCTGCTGGCCCAGAGCAGAGCCCTAGGCATCAAACCAACACCGACATTGGACCCCAGCGTGCCTCTGTCTCATCAGGTCTCGTTACTGAGGTCCAACATCCTCGCTGCTCAACTACACGCCACTGCGACTGGCCAGGGCGACGACAAGAACCAG CGGTCTTTGCAGGAGAAGATGAAGAACAAACTGCTGGAGGTGTCCGGTGAAGAAAGCAACATGGACGTGACCAGCGAGAGCGGCAGCAACACCGACGTGGTGACGGACACCGACGACGACAACACGGACGGCGTCTCCAACGCGAAGAGAAGAAAGGTGAAGCCCAGCGAGAGGGATCTTCAGGTACCCCTGGAACGTGGCTGGAAACGGGAGACAGTGATCAAGGGATTAGGGAAGTCGGGTGTGATAAAGGGCGACGTGTCTTACTATAGCCCTTGCGGAAAGACGTTCAGGAGCAGTCCGGACCTGGCCAAG TTCCTGGAGCAGCAGAATCCTGCCGAGTTGACAACGGCGAACTTCTCTTTTTCGTCCCGTCCACTGGTGGGCGAGTTTCTGCAACCAACTATGGGACTTGCAGAGGCGGAATTCGTTAGGCTAGGTGCCCAGGAAGTGGCCAGGAGGTTGGAGGAGCTTAGAGCAGCCGGTGGCTTCAGGGATGTGCGGACGAACAATCAGTATGAAAGGGAGAAGCTCGCGTACGCGAAAAAGCTGGCGAAGGAGGAGGCGCAGCGGCACAAGGAGCAAGCTAG GTTGATCAAGGAGCAGGAGAAGTCGGAGCGTCAGGAGGCGGTGAGGCGAGAACGGGAGATTCGAAATCAGCAGCTGCTCGAG GCCCGGAAAAAACGGCAGGAAGAGGTGGAGAAGATACGACTGGAAGAGCAACAACGGAAGCAACAG GAACGAGAGCTGAAGCGGCAACAGGCGGTCATGTTGAAGGAACAG GAAAGGGAGAGAAGGAGACAGCACATGGCGTTGGTGCGGGCTCTGGAGAACCGTCGGAAAAtggaggagagagaaaagaaacgtCTTGAAGCGAGAGCCGAGAGAATAGCGTCGAAAGAGAAACGCGCCGAGCAGAGGAAGATGGAGATGGAGCTGGTCGAACAGATCAGAAAACCTGTCGAGGACATGGAGCTGACAG ATCATAGACCGCTGCCAGAGCTGAAGAGACTACCCGGACTCAAACTGTCCGGTCAAGCCTTCTCGGACATCGTCATGGTCTTCGAGTTTCTGCACAACTTCGGGGAAACTCTGGGCTTTG ACATGGACTCGCTGCCAAGTCTGAAGAGTCTCCAGCTAGCTCTACTGAACGACGAGGAAGCCGAAGAAGAGATGCTGTCGGTGATGACGCACCTCCTGGTCTGCGCCATAGAAGATCCCGGGATCCCTCAGCCAGCGAGACACACGACAGGCCTCGGTCAAAGTCTCCGACAAGCGGACATAACGCACGCGAACATCAGCGAGGTCCTGCGAATTTATCTGTACGCGAACGCAACCGGCGAAGTGAAAGCGTTGACCGGCGTCTGCCTCGAGAGGGAACGGGACAAGAAGTTCGCCGATCATCATCAGAACGGCGGCGACTACGCGTCCACCTGTTCAGGGAAGAACGCCCAGTTCTACGAACATCTGCATAACAACGAGACCTGGAGGATGTCCGAGAGGCTGAGGGACAAGCCGTTCCTCGCGCTGAACTCGACGCACAAGGCGCAGATGCTCGCGTTCCTATGCAACGAGCTGTTGCAGAACAAGGCTGTGATCAGGCAGATTGAGGGGAGCCTGGAGACCGTCGCCCAGCTCAGGAAGGAGAGATTCGTTCTGGACACCAAGATCAGGAA GCTCAGACAACTGCATAGCCGAAAGGTGCGGATGGAGGCAGTGGGCGTGATAGTGAACAAGACAGGGGATACCATCACCATAGAGAAGAAGGAAGTTGACGAGGAAGGAAATTCAACGTCGACGGCAGTGGGAACGACGCCTACACCGGACGAGAGTCATCACGAAGACGAGGTGGAGGACATGTCCGAGAACGAGAGCGAGGGAACTCAACCTGAAGAG GAGGAAGACAAGAATTTGTCCGGCGAGGAGCTGGGCAAGAAGTTGGACAAGCTGCTGAAACAATCGGAGGAGCAGCTCCAGAAGTTGAACAGCTCTTCGAAGCAGCTCCGGGCGCACATATTCGGCCAGGACAGGTACTGGAGAAGATACTGGGAGCTAGCGTGCGCTGGTGGCATCTTCGTGGAGGCTATGGAGAGCGCGGAACCGGAGACCTTGGAGCTACAGGCGGAATTGGACGAAAAGTACAAAAACATGCCGGTCGAGGAGAAGCCGAAAACGAAGCAGGAAGAGACCAAAGGGAACTCTGAAAATCGAGAGAACGAGGCTCCTAATGATGTGAAGGAGGAGAAGAAATACAACTCGAACGAACAGGAAGAGGACGTGAAGCCGCAGCTGGAGAAGACCAGACCGGAAGCCGAGGACGTCAACTGCAAGGAACAGGTGCAGAACTGCGAGAACTCGACGAGTATCAAGGAAGAGAAGAAGCATGAGGTGGATGGCATGAGCGACGCGAAGACCAACGTCACGTCCGAGGAGATCAAGCAGGAGACCGAGGTGATCAATATGGAGGTGGACGTCAAGATTGAAGACACGAAGAAGGAGAACGAGGACATGGACGAGGACATGAAGCCCGTGAAGGTGATGGAGGATAAGATCGTCGAGACTATTCCCAATGGTGACAAGTTCAATCACATTAACAATCTTCATAATGGCAAGGAGCTGAACGGCACCTTTATCTCCA ACAACAGCAACGAGACCAGCTGGTTTTCCATCCTGCCACGCGAGACTTGCGACACGCCTGGACCCAGCACCAAACAGATCTTCGGGATAGCCGAACCGACTGAACTCAGAATACCAGTATTCCCACCCCCGGCTAGCCCGAACTACGACAGGTGTGACAGTCCAGCACCTTTGATCCTTACGCAAGACGAGGCGGCCCAGCTTGAGTATCTGAAGGTGCACGGCCTGCCGCCTCCTGGAGAGGCCAAACCTGTACCTAAAG ATCACCGGTACGGTTGGTGGAGAATAACGGACGTGGACACGTTTCAAGAACTGCTGGAACACCTGCACTCCCGCGGAGTACGCGAGAAAGAGTTGAAGCGTACAACGTGGGCAACGATGGAGTCGTTCCTTGCCGTGACAGGCAGGATCAACGTGGATCCTGGTAACCTAACCGCCACCGAGCTTCAAGCAACACCGGATGAACCGGATACACCGATTCCGAAGCCAGATAATCCAGAGGTTTGGAGCGAGCAGGTCGCGTTACGAGTGGACGCTCAACTTTTGGAGCAGGTCGAGGCTCTCGAGGACAAGGTCGCGAATGCCAGCATGCAGGTCAAGGGCTGGAAGCTTCCTCCACGGGCGGGCACCGAGGAGGCCGAGGAGATCGAGAAGCTGAACGAGATGGAGAAGATCAGCGCCGTCGAACAGGCTAGACAGAGGTTACTGTCCCTGGAGGCTGCGATAGAGAGGAGATACCTGAAGCCGCCCTTGGGAGTCTG CACCGGTGATCCAAACCTGGCAGCCTTGAAGGCGGAACAAGCAGCGGCCGCGAACGCGAACTCGAATAACTCGGATCAGAGCAATCAGACCCCGGTGCCTCAAGAGGAGACAACACCTAGGGGGTTGAACAACTGGCGCGACGCAACAGCTCGAGCCCACACGTCGGCTCAGCTCGCGATGGCGCTATACATGTTGGAGGCCAGCATCGCCTGGGACAAGAGCATCATGAAGGCTGTGAGTCTAACACCAGCTAGAAACTCGGTCTGCGTCAAGCTACGAAACCGCTGCGTCTCACTCAAAGCTACCAATCAGTACAATCAGCTATTGACTACTTCTCAGGCCTCT AACTGCCAGTTCTGTCACAGCGGAGATAACGAGGACAAGTTGCTACTGTGCGATGGCTGTGACCGTGGCTACCATACTTACTGCTTCCGTCCAAAAATGGAAAACATTCCTGATGGTGACTG GTATTGTCACGAATGCATGAACAAAGCAACAGGAGAACGAAACTGTTTGGTATGCGGGAAGAGGGTTGGTAAAAACTTAGTGCTGTGCGAACTCTGCCCACGCGCCTACCATACCGACTGTCACAATCCTGTTATGCCAAAA ATGCCAAGGGGAAAATGGTATTGTTCAAATTGCCACAGTAAACAACCAAAGAAGAGGAATAGTAGTCGAAGGAGTCATACCAAAGGGGGAGGCACCAGAGAAAGTGAAAGTTCAGATCATCCACCAGCTAG TCCAACGCCGTCAACGGCATCGAACACGCACGTAGAGGACGTCAGTTCATCGGAACCGGCAACCCCTACCGCGTCGCCACGGAAGGAGGGGAACAATAGGACGCTCACGAAGAAACAACAACGAGAGCTGGCTCCGTGTAAGGTGCTACTCGAACAGTTGGAGCAACAGGACGAGGCCTGGCCGTTCCTTTTGCCGGTGAACACCAAACAGTTCCCGACCTACAAGAAAATCATTAAAACGCCCATGGATCTCAGTACGATCAAGAAGAAATTGCAGGACTCCGT GTACAAGTCTCGCGATGAGTTTTGCGCCGATGTGAGACAGATGTTCATCAACTGCGAGGTATTCAACGAGGACGACAGTCCCGTGGGCAAGGCGGGACACGGGATGCGCAGTTTCTTCGAAATGCGCTGGACCGAGATAACCGGCGCGCCACCACCGCACCCGCAAACGCATAGCTGA